The genomic interval TGAACCATTTTTGTACCTGTCTTAATGTTGGATCGAAACAGAAGACCAGCCTTTTGAGGTATCATAGATATTGATTTGGTTGGACATATCCGACTACAGTACCAACACCCCTCACACGATATGGGATCAACTCTATGTTGTTCATCAATAACATTAATGGCATCAAATCGGCACACATCAAAGCAGTCACCACAATTGGTACAACTCTTCTCATCAATAAGAGCAGTTTCACCACTATAAAAATCTTCACTTGTCTTAAAGTCGGCACCAAGAAGAAGGTGCATATTTGCCGCATCTACGTCACAATCGCTTATAATGGCATTAGAGCCTTCTAAAACTGCAAACGATGCACTTATGGAGGTCTTTCCTGTTCCTCCTTTACCCGAAACAACAACTATCTCTCTCATTTTAAACTTCCTATAAAGTTTGCAATCTCTTCAAGCGACCTCTTAAAATGCTCTACTCTTGTATAGATCATCTCACCTTTTGAGTAGCACTTTGCGATCTCTTTATCGTTATGGATCTTTGCTATGATCTCTATGCCCTCTTTTTTACAGTACTCTTCTACGCCATTGTCACCTATTCCGTAACGATTTATGACAACCCCAAACTTTTGGTTTAATACTCTCATAGTCTCTACAGCTAACTCCAAATCATTTAAACCAAATGGTGTTGACTCTGTAACCAAAATTACAAAATCGCTATCTTTACTCGCTTCAATTACAGGACAGCTTGTACCAGGAGGTGCATCTAAAAGTTTCAAATAGTCAGGGTAAGATTCATCAACATAGTCGATAGTTTGAGCTATAAGTGGTACTGCCATCTCCTGCCCTAAATCCAGCCTTCCTTCAACCAAATTGAAGTAACTTGTATTGAACTCACATATTTCACCAATTCTCACTTCCATCATTGGTAAAGAGTTGGTAGGACATAGCTCACTGCAAGCATAACAGCTATGACACAACTGTGGATATACCATTATCTCTTCCGGCAGTGCTACTATTGCATTAAAACGGCAAACATCAGCACACTCTCCACATAAAGTACAATCTGAACTTTCCCATTTTGGAACAGACTTTTTAGCTATCTTTGCTCTGGTTAAAGCAGTATTTAAAAAGAGGGCTGAGTTTGGCTCTTCAACATCTAAATCAACCAAAACTACCTTCTCTTTTCGTTGAGCCAAAAAAGCAGATAGATTTGTGGAAAGTGTTGTCTTTCCTGTACCGCCTTTTCCACTGGCAATAGTAATTTTCATCTTAATACCTTTAAAAACAAGAAATTGAATTATTAAAGTTTGCTTTATTTATACTTATTTTTAAAATATTTTTTAATATTCAACTAAACTTATAAAAGATAGAATATACCAACTAAAATAGTATACATAACTCAAAAAGATGAAGAATAGTACATCTTTTCTCAGTAAATGTCAATAAAAATAGGCTTGACAAGATGAACATATGTGCAATATAATGCTATTATTTTATTGAACATATTCTTATAAATAAATTATGAATTATAATTCATAATTTTTAATTATAATCAAATTTTTATAAAGTTAAAATAGCCAATAACTTACAAAAAGGTTTTAACAATGCTAAAAAAAATAACTTCATTGACTCTGGCCATCTCATTTTTAATAATGACATACACTGGAATTATGCTTTTCATTGCACCTCACGGTAGAGTTGCGTACTGGAGTAA from Hydrogenimonas thermophila carries:
- a CDS encoding P-loop NTPase; translation: MKITIASGKGGTGKTTLSTNLSAFLAQRKEKVVLVDLDVEEPNSALFLNTALTRAKIAKKSVPKWESSDCTLCGECADVCRFNAIVALPEEIMVYPQLCHSCYACSELCPTNSLPMMEVRIGEICEFNTSYFNLVEGRLDLGQEMAVPLIAQTIDYVDESYPDYLKLLDAPPGTSCPVIEASKDSDFVILVTESTPFGLNDLELAVETMRVLNQKFGVVINRYGIGDNGVEEYCKKEGIEIIAKIHNDKEIAKCYSKGEMIYTRVEHFKRSLEEIANFIGSLK